GCGGATGCTGAGCTGCCCGCACAGGCAGTTGGAGCTGGAGCAGTCATCCACACAGGTGCAGtgctggggcaggaggcaggggatgAGCTTGACCCTCAGAAGCAGCCTTGTCCCCTCAGCAGCCAGTGCTCCCTGACCCCCCACCACTATGCTTCCTCTGAGGTTGTTACTTCAGACAGTAGGTGCTGATGGTCCCAGGGTGAGGGGGAATCAAGGTGTTGCTGACAGGGGTGTCCCAGGGCTACTGTAAACCCATATACCTTCACATGTCCTAAAGAAAGCACCCTTTTCCCAGATGGATGCAGGCCCATACCGAGTTCCCTTTTAGCCTGGCTCCTTTGTTCATCCACCACTTTCCCGACTGGCCCTGGCTGCTCTGGATGTCCCCCCGGGGGGCGGGGCGTGCAGGGCCCCCCACTCACTTGCAAATGGGTGATGTTCCGGTCGATGTTCATGGTGGATGTCTCACAGTTCTCTGAGATGTACTTGTAATCTTCAGGGCAGGGCTCCCCGTCCACGCCATTGACACAGGGGATAGGCACGTTCTCATAGCCCCGAGCCACATCCCTGACAGAagggagatggggctgggggcGCTAGAGGAGTGGGTGTGGGGTCCACCAGGTGCAAGGAGAGGCCTGAGAGGTTCCTGGGGccatgggagggaagggggtggttCTGGGAGTTCGtcggggcagggggaggaagactGCCAAATAACTGTGGGACAACCAATGAAAACCGGACTTCAGATAACTGAGGAATAGTTTTCTACTACAGGTATGTCCCCACTAATGCACTGCACCCTCTTAACACTAAATGCGCACAGCTCTTCTGAAACCCTCATTTAGCTCTATTCTCATTTACGGTCTCTGGCATCCTGTTGGGGGCTGGCTCTGAGGATTCAGTGGAGCCTGTTCGGGGGGGTGGTGCCCAAGGGATGTTCTGAGGGTTCGGCAGAGCGTGGCAAGGGGGCAGAGGCTCACCGGCATATAATCTTCTCGGTGCGGATGGCCCGATTCCCCACTCCCAGCCGAAGCTTGCGGTTGAGCTGCAGGGCAAACCACACATCGGAGCGCTCCGGAGTCAGGTCCCACGCCGTGTCCCCCTCCTTGTTCCGCAGCTCCGGGTTCGCCCCGCGTGACAGGAACAACctgggaggggatggggagcctGTGGGGTCCGGGGCTGGGAGCCTGCGCTGGGGTGCTAGGGTGCGGGGCGGGTGGGGGCTCACAGCACACAGTCGTGGTAGCTCTCCCGTGCCGCGATGTGCAGGGGCGTGTCCCCATGGTAGTTGACTGCGTGGAGGTCGCAGCGGGCATTGAGGAGGACCTCGGCGATGGCCGCACTGCCCGTgaaggaagcccagtgcaggcaGATGTTTTCTTCCTATGCaggtgggaggggcggggggtgggccGAAGCCGTGAGCCCCACAACCCAGCCTCTGGGGGGCCAGGGCAGCCCCCACCTCCCTTAACCCCTGCCAAACTCTCACGTTGTCCGTGAGCGTGACGTCAGCGCCCCGGGTCAGCAGCATGCGGATCACTTCAATGTGCTTGTGCTCCGCGGCCCAGATGATGGGTGTCCACCCCCCACTGTCCTGTGggcggggagagaggaaagaagttgAGAGGCCACTGTCCCCTGCCCAGGGTCCACCCAGCACTCAGCCCTGCTTACCAAAGCAGCGCGAGGTCTAGAGCACAGGCTCCAGGGCTAGGCTGAGAGCAGGACTCTCAGCCCCACCACTCACATGCTGCGGGACCCTGAATAAGTCTCTTcatctctctgggtctcagtttcccggtctataaaatgggactgaTAGTGTCTATTGTCCAAagttgtaatttttctttcttaaacacaGACATTTCCTAGGTCTTTCCACTCAAAGTCCTAGAATGTGATGACCCAACAGCACACAGGCTGCAgtctctaaaaaatattttccatttaaaggaagaagagtctctaaggggcgcctggatggctcagtgggttaaaaactctgcttcagctcaggtcatgatcctagggtcctggaatcgagccccacattgggctctctgctcaggggggagcctgtcccccccccccaacgcctgcctctctgactacttgtgatctctgtcaaataaataaataaaatttaaaaaaaaaaaaaaaggagaaatggcaGATTCAGCCTGGGGCAGGAAACGTGCTAAAAGGTAAAGATGCTCTCAGAAGTTGCTGGATCGTAGCAAAAGCCACAGGAGCCTCATTCAAGGGGCTCCTCCTGGACAAACAACGAACAAATCAAAGACTGAAGAATGACTGTAATAGGCCAAAACACACCCAAGATATGACAAACTAAGAGGTAATAAAGAATATCTGCATGTTTCTAGAGATTAAGGCATCAACTCTTCGTTCTGAAAACtgataaaaagaagcaaaaaagagaaaagtaaagaaaaaatacaaacaaggagggagaaaaagatagAGACAGACTGGAACATGGCTGAGATTCAGGGAAAAGGCCGGAGTCAGTGGAGGCTGAAAGGAGGCCGGGGGCCTGAAGCCTGAAGctgagcccaggaccccgaggaCGGGGGCTGGCTGGTGGGGCAGCCAGGCCACTGACCTGGGCGTTGACATCCACCTGTCCCGTGCTGAGGAGCAGGCTGACCATCTCCAAGTTCCCAATTTTGGCTGCATGGTGCAGGCAGGTGGAGCCGTCCTCCTCCTGAGGGAGAGGCCGGCCAGTGAGTGCCTTGCCGGCTCTGCGGCCCACCCTCTGACCCAAGGCCccaggaggtgggggttgggggtgggggctggaggggtgggaCTAGCTCTGCACACCTTGCTGTAGACGCAGCCGCCGCGCTGCACCATGTAGCGGGCTGCCTCCAGGTGGTTGTTCACCACAGCCTCCATCAGCGGCGTCCGCTGCTGCTTGTCCACTGCATTGATGTTGGCTCCGGCCTGCAAGGAGGGAGCACGTGGGCTGGTGCTCCCGGAGGGCTGCGCAAGGGAAGGGGTGCAAGGACTGGGTCCCGGAGGCAGAGGGCCAGATGGGAGCTGACCTGCAGCAGCACGTGGCAGATCTCCACGGAGCCCTTCTGGGCAGCCGCGTGCAGGGGCGTGCGCTTGCTCTGCTGATCGCTCTGGAAGTTGGGGTCCAGGTTGTCCACTGTGGGGAGAGCCCGCCACACCggaggagggagggacaagcGGTAAGTGAGAGAGCCAGCGGGTGGGGCCTTGTCTCTAGTCAACCTCTCCTGGCTTCCACTGGGAAGGCTGGCGTGAGTGAACGCATGTACGCACTCAGCACTGTCCCCAGCACCTATGTGCTCGCTGTTACCACTGTCCCCACCATCACAGgttatgtgtgtgtctgtctccactGCACGCTAAGTGATTCAGGGACGGACAGGGACCCTCAGCATCTGGTACGTAACTGTTGCTCCGGCGAGGTGCCCAGAACAAACGCAAGAGCCGAATACTCACACAGCATCAGGATCACCttctgtagctccccctgcttcaCGGACAGGTACAACTGGCGGGGGTGGAAGCGGAGTTTCTTCCGCCTGCCACGGTGAGGGACAGGGGTAGGGTCCTCAGAAGGAGCATCACCCTCAGTACCTGTGACCCAccttccagccccagccccagccgccCGGCCCGAGAACAGCCCTGTATTCACCTCTCAGACTCCTGAATGACCAGGGCCTTCTCCAGGGCCTCGCGGCCGGGCCCTGGGGGCAGCCCCACAGCTGACAGGCAGCCCCCATTGGGAAGGGTCAGGGAGGGCCCCGAGCTGTCGATGGTGTCAGCCAGAGGGTCGCAGGGTGGGCGCCGGGGCTCCCCATGCCCTCGCATCCGGGCACTGCAGGAGAAGGAGCTGATGTCTACAGGCCATGGCACTGGGCAGGGAACAGACAGTTGGGAAAGGGGAGGCCAGTACCTGGGCTGGGAAGTGTCTGCTCTCCCGGGGGCATCctgagccaggggtgggggggcaggggctgcagTGCCAGCTGGTGGGGTCACCCCATCCCCCCGGGGGATGGTCACCTCCTGGGCCTCAGATGCATCCTCCCCACAGTGGGGACAGAAGACCATGCCATTCAGCTGGGACACACAGGCCTTGTGGAAGCGGTGGGCCACACGGAAGTCGGGGTGGCACTCTAGGAAGGTGCCCTGAGGAAACACGGTGCTCAGGCTCTAGGACAGCCCTCCCCTGTGGGGCACACAGCCAGCCTGCCCCTCACCGCTCTACACAGCGGTGTACACCGCCGGCGCTGTACACCACCGCACACAGCCAGTGGCCACTCACCGCTGTACAGAAGTAGCCACAGCCTGGGCAGCAGTGGTGCTTGACCATGCGGGCACGGTGGGTCTCACAGAGCACCATCAGTGCCACGCGGCTGGATGGCCTCATGGTCTCCCGCTTGAGGATGGCGGCATTGCAGCCTGACAGCTGTGGCGGTGtgaacaggcagggagaggatgaggctggggcctggggctgggtcACCACCACTGCCACATCCCCTGGCAGCTCCCAGGCCCACCTCTCCATCCACACTCTCTGTGGCCATGCACTTGTGCCCAGCTCGCTCACTGATACGGTCAATCTTGGGAGCCTCCATGCGGCAGCTGCACAGCGGTAATTCCTCAAAGCCCCGCTCGGTCTCCAGTGAGGACGTGTCATTGGATACCCCttggacagagggaaaagggagcTGAGGGAGGCCAATCCCGTCACCCACAGAGACCCCTGCTGGGGCCTCTCACCCCcgccctgcttttccctccatgCTCTAGAACTCCCAAAGCCTGGCCATGGACAGACACCTGGGCTCCAGtgggtctccctcctccccattccctccAGCCCAGAGGGTGCCTGCCCCCTAGTGGCTCGCCATCCCGGCAATTGGCAATTACCCGCGTGGTTGGGGGAGAGGGTCCCCTCGCTGGGCAGCTCCAGGGACCCCAGAGGGACCTCCATGTACTCACTGGGGCCTGAGGAGCCCACACCATTCACTCCtgacatagagacagagagagtgagagtgcgaGCTCACAGGTGCCTGGACGCGTGGGTACATGCGGGCATGCGTGCGTGAGCACATGCGTGAGCGTGTGTTCGTGCACACTCTCTGGGGGCCGGGAGGGGGCTGAAGGAGGGGACCCAAAAGCAGAGGAGCCTCCTCACCTCGTGGCTCCTTGGCCCGGGGAGGCTCGCGCTTTCGCCGTTTCCTGGACGGCTTCACCCATGGGCTGTCCTTTCGCCACTTCTTCTTGGCTTTGCGGCGGCCGCTGGAGCCACTCTGGGATGGCGTAAGAATTAGAgagcctggcccccagcccaTGACCTCTCCCCTATGAGGACTCAGATCTCGGGCCCCAGAGCCCCCCACTCCTTGGGATGCTAGCCTCCCACCTTACCCTGTCGGACTGATTGCCTGACTCCtcgtcttcctcttcttcttcctcttcctcctcctcctcttcttcttcctcttcctcctcctcctcctcctcttcttcttcttcctcactcAGTTGTTCAGCCAGAGCTTCAACCTCAGACTGGGAGGAAGGCAAGGCAGGTCTGAGGAAACAGCAACCTCTAGGCCACAGACCCCTTTTGGGGGAAActtgggagagaggcagggcaggagagagCCAACCCCCAAGACTCAGACAATgaagcaaaaaacaaagaggctacTACTATTAGCCCAGATGGCTCCCTGGCGGAGGTGAGCATGGACAGGGAAGGCAAGAGTGCTGAATGTCAGCTGAGAAAAACTTACAATGTGTGTGAATCTTGGCaacaaattaagggaaaaaattacCAGAAAACAAGCACATAGTTTAAGACTCTATGAAGTCTTCACATGTAGGCAAGACTACTACCCGTGGCTGCTCAAAACACTAGATGAGAGGCTCAGGAGGAACTTTACAATGAGGATGAGGATGATATTCCATAAATCCACCAGCCAATCTTAAATATGACTAATAAAAGATGAGATGTCTTGTAACTCCTGATGTGATGCAACAGGAAAACATGCACACCAGCTATCAGATCTTCTTgccacttaaaacaaaaaaaacaaaccacccaaAGCCGATCGTGCTTCTAGATCTGCTTTATAAGAAATACTGGgcagatgggacacctgggtggctcagttggttaggcagctgcctttggctcagttggttaggcagctaccttcggctcaggtcatgatcccagcgtcctgggatagagtcccatatcaggttccttgctcagctgggagcctgcttcttcctctgcctgtgctgccactctgcctgcctgtgcgctctctctctctctggcatataaataaaataaataaaatctttaaaaaaaaaaaaaagaaagaaatactgggCAGAGAGGAATATGTCAGTCCCTGCCCAATCAGTGAATGCCTAAATGCGAGAAATTCTGTATTACAAGTGACCTGGTCCTATCAACAAGTAAACAACAAGAAAAGCTTCTTTTTCAAAGCCAGGGGCACCCACGCATCAAGACAGACCTAAGGCAAATGTCGATCAAACTAGTGGATGAAGCGCATTTGAATCTGGACAGACAAAACCCTGTTTATGAAACTATGGAAGCGATGTGAACCCTGGTAGCAGGGTGATGGTTTTAAGGAGTCACTGGGACATTTTCGAGGTTGTGAATACAGTGAAGCCGTGATCTTAAAACTCAGAAAGAGGCCTCACGTTTAGAGATACGTATGGAAACATTTCCAGATAAAATGATGTGATGGCTACTTTACAACAGTCCGGGAGGTGGGCGGGCTGTGGGAGGAAGAGCTGAGTCAAGAGCCGCTGTGTGCTGACAACTGCTGGGGTGGGCTGAGGCTTTGTGAGAGCTCAGCCCTTATTCTTTTATGCATATCTGAAATTTCCTGATGTCACATTAAATAGAAAGCACGTCAGGCAGAACAGCATTATACTGCATAAGCAAACACGtgtgagacaaaaccaagagcaaAATAacgaataagcaaacaaacaacaaaatgggatGGTAAACCCGAAGTCCGGGATGGAGGTTACCACCCTGAAGAGCGGCAGGGGATGGGCTGGGATGGAGCACACACCGGGAGCAAGTTAGAGGAAGGCCAGCTCCTTCTCACCTTGCTGTCGGAGTCCACACGCTCATCCACAGAGTAGGAGTCATAGTAGAGGCTGAAGTCGTCCCCCACCACTGTCTCCCACTCCTCCAGGGACCCTGGGCCCCCTTTCTCCATGGTCACTTCTCCCGAACCCCGCGTAGAACCCAACTCCTCTGACTAGGAAAGATCAGAAAAACGGAAGCTGCTGGTACCTGGTACCCGACCCCCATTTCCCCTGGGTACAAGATACAGCCCCTGCCCCGGTGGAGAGGCCTTGTTTTCTGCCTTTCCAGGCTCACCAGGCCACCTCCTGTGTTCAGCTTCCTTCTTTTCGCcacttctggaagaaaagagagagggggagaaaggagtTAAGACCTGGCCTTAAATCCTCAGGACAGGTCTTATCCAGGGGCCAGTGGGTGGGACTGACCTGAGGTCATCTTCCCCAGTGAGTGTACATCATCACTCATGCGGAAATGCTGCACTTCAGGGGGCCGCTTCTCAGGGACCGGGGGCTGGGGACCAAGAGAAAACATACTTAGTAGTTCTACCTAACTACTAAGGTATTAACTACCTTAGTAGTTCTACACACTTAGTAGTTCTGGATTAGCCTGGAGCCCTGGATGAGGCTGGGGTGGGCGAGACACATCCTCAAAATTGCCATCTGAAGCTCCAATAAACCAGAATGTGGCAATCACAACTCTGGTCTCCCCAGAGGCAGTGTGTCAAGCATATCCTCACCTAACACTTACCTCTTCAAGCACGCAGAAAAAGGCCCTatttgcccattttacagaagagaaaacaaaggttcACCTTTGCCCAAAACTGCCTAAACCATATCCAGAACAAAATGATACCGGAGCCCCAGAAACATTGTCATAAAGCTTCTGAAATTCTGGGGCTTTTGTCctttccctcacctccttccctgTAGGGattcacagtaaaaaaaaaaaaaaaaaaaaaaaaaaaaaaaaaatcaaaaaaaatcaaaacccttAGAAACCCTCTGAAAAAGGAAGCAGGGGCAGTTTCAAAGGGAGGAGAAAGCTCCCTTGGGGCCCACTTTGAGGTAGAAAGAGAGTTTGAAGTTCCTTAGACAGTCATTATCATAAGAATAATTACGAGGTTAACTATATCATTAACTCTCtaacctttgtttttttctattctccTCTCCCCAAGAACTGTAAACTCCAGGAAGACAGGAACTTGTCTGTTCAGATTAAGCCCAGCCCAGAATTTGACACACAGTGGCCCCCAAGTAAGTATGTGGAACCAAGAATGGATGAAGAAAGGTCTCTAGCTAAAtcgttcttaaaaaaaaagaccacaaggGGTTCATAGTGGATTATTTTAGTCTCCCCACCCCCGCGCCTCTCCCGGACAAATCTCACCTGCCCATTTCCTGGTTTGGACATGGTTTTTCTGGCTCGGTGGACCTTGGGCTGTCCCTCTGGGCTGGGTGTGGCCACAGGGGGCTCAGACCCTGCTGTGGCTGCCCCCTGGGCCCCCGGCATACTCAGCAGCCGCATAGCCAAACTCTGGACTGATGGGGGTGATTTTCCAGTTCCTGTCATTGACATCTTGGCCCGGCTGGGACAGGCACCCCCCttgctgggggaagaggggaatgACTTTGTGGCATGGCctggaagacagagaggcaggcaggcagaggcaagatAAGAGTGAAAGTGTTCAGAGAATACCCCACCTCAGCCCTCCAGGCTCCCCAGCCTCTCACCCAGCAGGATGCGACCCCCATGGAGGTCCCCATCTCCCTCCAGATTCTCAGGTTCATCCCCAATGAGTGGTGCAGCTCCTACAGGGGTGTCAGCCCCCTCATCGCCAACGGTGACAGTGACAGAGGCTGGGGATGAGGGCCCAGCAGGCTCCAGGGAGTCGGGGCTGGCCTTGGGCAGGGTCTCCTCACTACGAGGGGTGTCCCCCAAAGAGCCATGAACtgtaagggaaaataaaaagttcaggGTTAAGATCTCAGGGAATCCGGTGATGGGGGAGGTGAAGGTCCAACTGGGCCCATTTCTGCTGCACTCACCTCTCTCAGTGGCTCCTCTAGGCTCCTTCTCCAGCACCAGCGCCCCCATCTCAGCAGGGGCCTCCCCCTGGCAGGGGACACAAGGTATAGGGGGGCTGGTCAGTCCAGCAGGAAGTTGGGGAGCCCAGGACGCCTGGGCTCTGGGAAGAGAGAGTAGGCTCCGGGGCCTACCTCTTCCTCTATGAGGGCCCCCCCTTCCGCGGCCTCGGCTGCCCGGGGGGGCCGCACGACCCCTCCCCCGGGCCCGCATTAGCCCCCTCCCTCTCGGTAGACCCCGCATCTCAGGGGCCgagaaaagaggagggggagggggcggggcctccgcgccccggccccgccccctcctcccggcTGCACGCGCCGCTCCCCCTTTGTCCCCCAGGCCGCGGGGACCCCGGGCACCAACCCCTCCAGCGCCCGCTGCCCCCCAGCCCGGTGGACGGCCCCTCGTGCCCCTGGCGCGTGCTCCTGGGGCCCCGGCGCCAGCCGCCCACTCGGGGGCAGCCGGCGGCTGCACGCGTGCCTCCGTgcccactccccccacctcccaccccctggtcCCCTCATCCGCCCCCGGTGCTGGCCCTCCGGATTGCTGCAGGTCCCGTCCGGGCCCCCCGGCCCCGTTGCACCCCCGGAGCATTGCACGGGCGCGCGCTTCCCCCGGGCGCGCGCGCGGGCATGCAcccgcctctccccctccccttccgcACCTCGGCGGCCGCCGCCGCTGcagctcccgccgccgccgccatcgCCGCTTGCGCAGGGGGCCGAGCCGGCGCGCGGCCGCCCCGGGTCAcgtgggcgggggagggagggctaGGAGGAGCCTTAAAGGAGCCACTGCGCGCTTTCTGGCCATTTTCCCCTCGAGAGCGGCTTCGGGAATGGCAATGGCTGTTCTAAgctgggggctgcaggggagAATTCCTGCTAATCCTGGcgtcagctcagcggggagccgaaGGTGAGGCACGCCTGGGTTCAGGTGTGGCTTCTCCGTCCCCCGCCAGTTTGTAGGTAACGAAGGGAGTGTCGTCTGACCCTCACTGCTCTCGGCAGCGGCTGTCTTTCCAATCTGGCCCATGTTATGTTTCTCCCGCCTCTGGGTGTTTTCTGGTTTCTGGGTCGCCAGATGTTTCAGGCTCAGTTTTGGCCTGGCTTCACTAACGAGTAGGAAGGGGCCAGTGGGAACGCGCGGAGGACACCTTTACTCCCGACTGTTTCTACCTTGGTGCTTCATGTCTTCTGGATCGGCGTCCTCTTTTGAAAACCTGGGGCTAAAGTATTTTCTGTTTACGCCGGACCTGTTAAGTCACCACAGGCACTAGGGATCCAAGTAAGCCCCCAGAGGCCCTAGAGTTATTACTGCCTAGTGACACTactaacctttttttctttcttttttttttttttttttgtgtgtgtgccaaaCACCTCACAAGCATAGTCAGGAACTAAGTGGGGTATAAGCCCAGTTAACAGTGTAAGTATGAATAATATTACACAAAGATATACAACCTTGATAGCATTACTTAGGATACCATCCCTTTACGGATTACATTCTGGTCAAAGTTTGGAGAAACCCTGTATGATTTCATACGCAGTATTTGATAGAAGCCCTTAGTTGGGGTATGGGGCACCTGAGGCCACTTCAAGGCCTTCTGGGAACTGTAGTTCTCTTTGGTTAAGAAGTATTCCAGAGCTTTGTGGGACTTGTAGTCTTCTCCATACCCTAACTCAAACatagtgtttttgctttttttttttttttttttttaaactttccggAGGACATGAAACCTTTCCTCAGAATATAAATGCCCCAAAATAGCCTCCTGCTTACAATTTTGGTGGGCATAGTGATCACCTTTATAGCTCGTCCCCAGGGCTGATACCAAACTCTTGTAATAGAGGGGGAAGTTGTGTGTTACCACCACCGCCAATCATGGAACATAAGTATGAGATACCTGCCAGATGCTGAGGTTGCAGAACTGGGAGGGTTCCCAGCCAGAGAAACCCACTTGTCACAATCTCCTGCTCTTGTCAAGTCTCCTTCAGGCATGGGTCCTGTATGAGCTGTGCTGAGTATTGAACAAATGGCATAAAGAGAGGTTGTCTAGAGTGGGATAGTCATACACATGCAGTTGCCAGACAgagtataaaggaaagaaagtgtgtgggtttctttttttaattatttattttgtggaaaacaaaagcagaaaaactaAAACCCCAAACTccagaaaaaatcctaaaaaatacgttttttcttaaaaaatactgtataagtctctactcctctccctcccacccaacAGCCCTCCTTGTATCCTCTCATCTAAGtgccctacccccccacccccaccactatTCATCCTTCTTGCTATCGTCCCCCACTTTTTCATATCTACCCAGGATGCTCACCCCCAAGTTCTCTTACCTGGCACCTGACATGGTTCTCCCTAGAGTTCCGGTGAGCCTTTACCCACAGTCCCATTCCCCCAGCATGCAAGAACTGTCTCCCCACTTCCTTTTCTGGGATTCAATAATCCTTTCCCCCACCACTCCCTCTTCCAAGGATCTATTCTATGCAGGAGCATGTAAGCTGCCTCCTGCCAAATTCCCTCCCaactcccacccacccaccccccaccttaaGAAATATCAGAACCTCACCCTGGGCAGCCTTAACCAGGaataaatcattttcctttttttcttctcattctatAAGACCCGTTCCCTCCCTCCACATTTCTATGCACCtctaagagaagaaaatttttctCTGGGAGCCCATATTCTCTTGGCCTTCTCAAgaatcctctccctctccattacttttctttttttttttttttccctgaaaaggCAGGGGTCTTCTCT
The sequence above is drawn from the Mustela nigripes isolate SB6536 chromosome 5, MUSNIG.SB6536, whole genome shotgun sequence genome and encodes:
- the EHMT2 gene encoding histone-lysine N-methyltransferase EHMT2 isoform X1, which translates into the protein MRGLPRGRGLMRARGRGRAAPPGSRGRGRGGPHRGRGRPRSLLSLPRAQASWAPQLPAGLTSPPIPCVPCQGEAPAEMGALVLEKEPRGATERVHGSLGDTPRSEETLPKASPDSLEPAGPSSPASVTVTVGDEGADTPVGAAPLIGDEPENLEGDGDLHGGRILLGHATKSFPSSPSKGGACPSRAKMSMTGTGKSPPSVQSLAMRLLSMPGAQGAATAGSEPPVATPSPEGQPKVHRARKTMSKPGNGQPPVPEKRPPEVQHFRMSDDVHSLGKMTSEVAKRRKLNTGGGLSEELGSTRGSGEVTMEKGGPGSLEEWETVVGDDFSLYYDSYSVDERVDSDSKSEVEALAEQLSEEEEEEEEEEEEEEEEEEEEEEEEEEEDEESGNQSDRSGSSGRRKAKKKWRKDSPWVKPSRKRRKREPPRAKEPRGVNGVGSSGPSEYMEVPLGSLELPSEGTLSPNHAGVSNDTSSLETERGFEELPLCSCRMEAPKIDRISERAGHKCMATESVDGELSGCNAAILKRETMRPSSRVALMVLCETHRARMVKHHCCPGCGYFCTAGTFLECHPDFRVAHRFHKACVSQLNGMVFCPHCGEDASEAQEVTIPRGDGVTPPAGTAAPAPPPLAQDAPGRADTSQPSARMRGHGEPRRPPCDPLADTIDSSGPSLTLPNGGCLSAVGLPPGPGREALEKALVIQESERRKKLRFHPRQLYLSVKQGELQKVILMLLDNLDPNFQSDQQSKRTPLHAAAQKGSVEICHVLLQAGANINAVDKQQRTPLMEAVVNNHLEAARYMVQRGGCVYSKEEDGSTCLHHAAKIGNLEMVSLLLSTGQVDVNAQDSGGWTPIIWAAEHKHIEVIRMLLTRGADVTLTDNEENICLHWASFTGSAAIAEVLLNARCDLHAVNYHGDTPLHIAARESYHDCVLLFLSRGANPELRNKEGDTAWDLTPERSDVWFALQLNRKLRLGVGNRAIRTEKIICRDVARGYENVPIPCVNGVDGEPCPEDYKYISENCETSTMNIDRNITHLQHCTCVDDCSSSNCLCGQLSIRCWYDKDGRLLQEFNKIEPPLIFECNQACSCWRNCKNRVVQSGIKVRLQLYRTAKMGWGVRALQTIPQGTFICEYVGELISDAEADVREDDSYLFDLDNKDGEVYCIDARYYGNISRFINHLCDPNIIPVRVFMLHQDLRFPRIAFFSSRDIRTGEELGFDYGDRFWDIKSKYFTCQCGSEKCKHSAEAIALEQSRLARLDPHPELLPELGSLPSVNP